A genomic stretch from Acidobacteriota bacterium includes:
- a CDS encoding response regulator, which translates to MSKKILVADDSLTIQKVIELTFMDESHEVTAVSDGQEAIDRLDGLEPDVVIADVHMPGLGGLDVCRRVKESTPGLPVLLLVGTFEPFEMEEAEQAGADAVLRKPFDSQELMEEVERLLSSAGAEDEAGADAAAAGADAAAAGAAVEGEAEAAVEGEAADDAGEDTAPSGIAAETEVFAMPEAGDQASPSNWGFQQEAEPFRLGETGPVEDQVEEPAPVADPWQELDVAPTSQDDSPQEGEDEATPEVVVAAEAEEAPDEAPDGEAIVEGEAEAAPAVSERAAMAWKPQAVEATAEEDGADDTGAAANGGLSDDDVERIAQRVAEIVGERVAKDVAWEVIPDLAEVIIKDRLRELEDQVD; encoded by the coding sequence TTCAGAAGGTGATCGAGCTGACTTTCATGGACGAATCCCATGAGGTGACGGCGGTGAGCGACGGTCAGGAGGCGATCGACCGTCTCGACGGTTTGGAGCCGGACGTGGTGATCGCCGATGTCCACATGCCTGGCCTGGGCGGGCTGGATGTTTGTCGCCGGGTCAAGGAGTCGACCCCCGGTTTGCCGGTGCTGCTGCTGGTCGGCACCTTCGAGCCCTTCGAGATGGAGGAGGCCGAGCAGGCGGGAGCCGATGCGGTGCTCCGCAAGCCTTTCGATTCCCAAGAGTTGATGGAAGAAGTGGAGCGCCTGCTGTCGTCCGCTGGCGCCGAGGACGAGGCCGGTGCCGATGCGGCCGCGGCCGGTGCCGATGCGGCCGCGGCCGGAGCCGCTGTCGAAGGGGAGGCCGAAGCTGCTGTCGAAGGAGAAGCGGCCGACGACGCTGGCGAAGACACGGCTCCGTCGGGCATCGCCGCCGAGACGGAAGTCTTTGCCATGCCCGAGGCCGGCGATCAGGCGTCGCCCTCGAACTGGGGCTTCCAGCAGGAGGCGGAGCCGTTCCGGCTGGGGGAAACCGGGCCGGTGGAAGACCAGGTTGAGGAGCCCGCGCCGGTGGCCGACCCCTGGCAGGAACTGGATGTGGCCCCCACCTCGCAAGACGATAGCCCTCAGGAAGGGGAAGACGAAGCCACTCCGGAAGTTGTCGTGGCGGCCGAGGCCGAAGAGGCTCCGGACGAGGCTCCGGATGGCGAAGCCATCGTGGAGGGCGAGGCGGAGGCCGCGCCGGCCGTTTCCGAACGGGCGGCGATGGCCTGGAAGCCTCAGGCCGTCGAGGCGACGGCAGAGGAGGACGGAGCGGACGACACCGGCGCCGCCGCAAACGGTGGACTGTCCGATGACGATGTCGAGCGCATTGCCCAGCGGGTGGCGGAGATCGTCGGTGAGCGCGTCGCCAAGGACGTTGCCTGGGAGGTCATTCCGGATCTCGCGGAGGTGATCATCAAGGACCGTCTGCGGGAGCTCGAAGACCAAGTCGACTGA